From the Candidatus Polarisedimenticolia bacterium genome, the window TGTAGTAGGTGTTGGTATCGAAGTAGCGCAGCAGTCCCTCGATCCGGAATCCGGCCAGGCCGCGCGCCACGTGCGACACCGGGTCGTGCCAGCGGACTTGACCGTCGGTCAGAATGTCCATTCCGGCCGCCGCCTGTTCGGCGATCGCGAGTCGCGTCATCTCGTCCTCGGCCGCCGCCACCTCCGCCGGGGAGATCTCGCCGCGGTCGGCTCGCTGGATCGCCCGGCGCAGGACCTGCTCGTCCTGGCGGTCGCCGATGCGGGGGTAGCTGCTGAGCAACGCGGCAAGGATCACGCGGGTCTCCCGATCACGATTCACAAGAATAGGGCCTGACCCCGGGCGGCGCAAGGCCCTTCCTTAGTCACGGGTGGCGGGGCGCGGCGCCCCGCCACCTGTGGCCGAGGACGCCCCTTCCGCCTGCCCGCCCCGGCCCGCAACTCGACACCGGGAGGGTCGCCGTGATCAGTTCGAGGCTTTTCGGGGCAGGGGAGCAAGTGTGCTACTCTCTCGACGGGAGGAGCGCGCGGCGGGGTGGACCGCGTCGGGGCGAGGGAGCCCGGTGGTGAAGCAAGTCCTGTGGAGTGACCCGATCCAGTCCCGGATCGACGGCGGGAGGCCTCACTTCCTCGCCAGGGCCAGCCTGAAAGCCCTTTCCGCCGGTACCGCCTCCGTCCTCCTCGATGTGGCCGCCACCGATCGTCCCGACCTGATCGTCCTGTCCGATGACGGGTTCGAGGCGCCCGCAGCCGAGATGTGCCACTGGCTGCGGGCCGACGAAAGGACCCGCGACATCCCCATACTGGCCATCGCCCACGATGCTGCTCAGGCGGCCGCCCTCAGGCAGGCCGGGTGCAACGAGGTCCTGGACGCCTCAATCTCCTCCGAGGTGCTGCAGGAGACGATCACGGCGATGCTCGGGATGCGGCTCCGCAAGTTCCCGCGCTACCCGGTGGTCCTGCCGGTGGCGAGGGGCCGGTTCATCCGTGAGTTCCTGGGGTACTCGAACGCGGTGAGCGAGGGGGGCATGGGGTTCGACACGCTCAGCCGCATCCGGGGCGGCGAGCAGCTGGCGCTTCTGATCTATCGGAACACGGAAGAGAAGCCGATCGCCGCCACCGGCCGCGTCGCCTCGGTGCGGGCGAACATCGACACTGGAATCGGCTACGCCGTGGGCATCGAGTTCCTGAAGCTGGCGGAGCCCGACCGAGGACGCCTGCTCGAGCTCTTTCCCCACGATCCGAGCGTCGTCTGGGGCGGCGATCCGGACGGCGCGCCTTCCCTCGATCGCCCTCCCAAGGGGACGGGCATTCCCGAAGCCTGAAATCCCCCGTCAGCGCCGCGCGAAGATCGTCTCCGCCGTTCCTTCCAGGATCGCGTGCTGGGCCTCCGGCGCGAGATTCAGGGCGCGAAACGCGTCCAGGTTCCGGCGCGGGCTTTCGACGCCCGGGCTCGGCCAGTCGGTTCCGAACAGGGTCTTGTTGGCGATCTCTTCGATCCGCGGGAAGTAGCGCAAGAGAAAGCGCGGCGGGATGCCGGAGATGTCCATGTGCAGATTCGCGTGGCGGCGCATCAGGAAGAAGCAGGTCTCCATCCAGAGCGGCCGTCCGCCGTGGGCCATGATGATCTTGAGGCCCGGGAAATCGACCGCCACGTCGTCGAGGGCCATCGGATCCCCGTACTTGTTGCGCGCCTCGGGGAAGATCGACGTGCCCGTATGGACCATCAGCGGCACGCCCAGGGCCTGGGCCCGTTCGTAGAGCGCGGCGAGCCGCGGGAGCTCGCCGCCGTCGCGGTAGGCGTTCAGGAAGAAATGCTGGTGCGGCGGGTGCAGCTTGAGCACGCGCACGCCGTGGGTCTCGACGATCCGCTCGAGCGATCCGGCCGGATCGGGATCGAGCCGCGGGTGGACGCCGCCGACGGCCACCAGGCGATCCTCGTGCCCGCGACAGAAGCCCCCGACGAACTCGTTGACCGCGTCGGTGAAGCCCATGACGTCGGGGCTGACGTAGTTGACCAGGACGGCGCGGTCGATCCCCTGCTCGTCGAGGAACCTCAGGAACGCCGCCGGGTCGTCGAACAGACGATGGATCCGGTCGAGATCGCGGCGCCCGGCCGTCATCCGCTCGAGGGCGCCAGGCTTGAATTGCCGCCAGGGCTGGACGTGGAGGTGGGCGTCGGTGATCATGTGATCTCCCGTTTCCGGTGCCCGCCGCCCCTCAGCGCCCCTTGAATCGCGGCCGCCGCCCTTCGAGGAAGGCGGTCATCCCCTCGCGCTTGTCGGCCGACTCGAAGAGGATCGCCTGCGCCAGGCGCTCGGCGGCGTGGCCCGCGTCCGTCCCGTGGAGCGCGGCCTGAAGGGCGAGCTTCGCGGCCCGCACCGCCAGCGGCCCCTTGCGGGCGATAAGCGCGGCGGTCGAGCGCGCCTCCTCCAGAAGGCGGTCGCCGGGCACGACACGGTTCACCAGGCCGATGCGCAGCGCCTCGGGGGCGTCGATGATCCGGCCCGTCAGGATCATCTCCTTCGCCCTCCCGGAGCCGATGAGGCGGGGGAGCCGGTACGTCGCCCCGGCGGCGGGGATGATCCCCAGGCCGACCTCCGGTTGGCCGAAGCGGGCCGACTCGGAGGCGATGCGCAGATCGCAGGCGATCGCCAGCTCGCAGCCGCCCCCGAGCGCGTAGCCGTTCACGGCGGCGATGGTCGGCAGGGGAAACCGTTCGATGTCGAGGAACAGGCTCGAGTTGATGCCGCGCAGCGCGTCGGCGGCGCCCCGTTGCCGCAGCTCGCGGATATCGGCGCCCGAGGCGAACACGGCCGCTCCCGCGCCGGTGACGATCAGGGCCCTCGTCCCCGGGTCGCGCGCCAGGAGGCCGAGCGCGGCGCGCAGCTCGTCCACGACGTCCTGGCTGATGGCGTTCCGCGCCTGGGGACGATCGAGCGTGACGACGGCGATCCCCTCGCGCGATTCCAGGCGGATGGTGCGGAAGCGGGTCGCGCCGGCGGCGCTCTTCCGGCCTGGCCCCGGGCGCGGCGACGTGCGAGCGCGTCGCGCCGTCATGGCTTGAGGATGATCTTGCCGAACAGGGAGCGTTCGGCCATGGCGCGGTGCCCGTCGGCGACGCGCTCCAGGGGGAGGACGCGGTCGATCACCGGCTTGAGGCGACGGTCGCCGACCAGCGCGGCGACCCGGGCGAGCTCGGCGCGGCTGCCCATGGTCGAGCCGAGGATCGACAGCCCCTTGGAGAAGACGAAGCGCAGATCGGTCGCCGCCTGGTGTCCGGACGTGGCGCCGCAGGTGACCAGGCGGCCCCCCCGGGCGAGCGCCTTCAGGCTCCTGTCCCAGGTGTCCTGGCCGACGCTGTCCACCACGACGTCCACGCCCCGTTTCCCGGTGAGCCGGCGGACCTCCTGAAGAAAATCGCCGGTGCGGTAATTGATCGCCGCGTCCACGCCGAGCTCGCGCAGTCGCGCCGCCTTCTCGTCGGACGAGGTGGTGGCGAAGACCCGCGCTCCATGCAGGCGGGCAATCTGGATCGCGGCGGTGCCGACCCCGCTCCCCCCGGCGTGCACCAGGACATCCTCGCCCACGCGCACCCGCGCCCGTTCGACCAGCATGTGCCAGGCTGTCAGGTACACGAGAGCGAACGCGGCCCCCTCCTCGAACGACACGCCCTCCGGAAGGGGCATGACGTTGGCGGCGGGAAGGACGGCATACTCCGCCTGCGTGCCGTTCCGGTGCTCGCCGATGATGCCGAAGTCCTTGCACAGCGGATCGTGTCCCGCGAAGCAGTCGGGGCAGCGCCCGCAGGAGTAGCCGGGGGACACGAACACCCGCTCGCCCGGTTCCAGGCCGGCGACCCCCTCGCCCAGCTCCTCGACGACTCCGGACGCGTCCGATCCGAGGACCATCGGCAGGGGAAAGGTCATCCCCGGCAGGCCGCGCCGCACCCAGGTGTCGAGGTGGTTCATGC encodes:
- a CDS encoding enoyl-CoA hydratase-related protein, which encodes MTARRARTSPRPGPGRKSAAGATRFRTIRLESREGIAVVTLDRPQARNAISQDVVDELRAALGLLARDPGTRALIVTGAGAAVFASGADIRELRQRGAADALRGINSSLFLDIERFPLPTIAAVNGYALGGGCELAIACDLRIASESARFGQPEVGLGIIPAAGATYRLPRLIGSGRAKEMILTGRIIDAPEALRIGLVNRVVPGDRLLEEARSTAALIARKGPLAVRAAKLALQAALHGTDAGHAAERLAQAILFESADKREGMTAFLEGRRPRFKGR
- a CDS encoding PilZ domain-containing protein, with amino-acid sequence MKQVLWSDPIQSRIDGGRPHFLARASLKALSAGTASVLLDVAATDRPDLIVLSDDGFEAPAAEMCHWLRADERTRDIPILAIAHDAAQAAALRQAGCNEVLDASISSEVLQETITAMLGMRLRKFPRYPVVLPVARGRFIREFLGYSNAVSEGGMGFDTLSRIRGGEQLALLIYRNTEEKPIAATGRVASVRANIDTGIGYAVGIEFLKLAEPDRGRLLELFPHDPSVVWGGDPDGAPSLDRPPKGTGIPEA
- a CDS encoding zinc-binding dehydrogenase: MKAVLIRGHGGIEALEIATLPKPRADAGQVVIKVMAAGMNHLDTWVRRGLPGMTFPLPMVLGSDASGVVEELGEGVAGLEPGERVFVSPGYSCGRCPDCFAGHDPLCKDFGIIGEHRNGTQAEYAVLPAANVMPLPEGVSFEEGAAFALVYLTAWHMLVERARVRVGEDVLVHAGGSGVGTAAIQIARLHGARVFATTSSDEKAARLRELGVDAAINYRTGDFLQEVRRLTGKRGVDVVVDSVGQDTWDRSLKALARGGRLVTCGATSGHQAATDLRFVFSKGLSILGSTMGSRAELARVAALVGDRRLKPVIDRVLPLERVADGHRAMAERSLFGKIILKP
- a CDS encoding amidohydrolase family protein, with the protein product MITDAHLHVQPWRQFKPGALERMTAGRRDLDRIHRLFDDPAAFLRFLDEQGIDRAVLVNYVSPDVMGFTDAVNEFVGGFCRGHEDRLVAVGGVHPRLDPDPAGSLERIVETHGVRVLKLHPPHQHFFLNAYRDGGELPRLAALYERAQALGVPLMVHTGTSIFPEARNKYGDPMALDDVAVDFPGLKIIMAHGGRPLWMETCFFLMRRHANLHMDISGIPPRFLLRYFPRIEEIANKTLFGTDWPSPGVESPRRNLDAFRALNLAPEAQHAILEGTAETIFARR